The Daucus carota subsp. sativus chromosome 7, DH1 v3.0, whole genome shotgun sequence genome window below encodes:
- the LOC108196734 gene encoding vacuolar fusion protein CCZ1 homolog B isoform X1 yields the protein MFETVMGLSPANTATETLKFCIFDLRRGQHEGEELDKILFFYPADMPFSAQLSVIGLSEGLITFTRIFSPEAACEVIEAEMHSHVFYEAEPDIWMVLIVEKSKETDAIWRIDALRGILKEVHSLFMMFHGSIRALLDKEPSGGIVRKHLYSFVMDYLDAFHTRSSMDFCCWDFLIGKKIQLPNFRNTLKERGTVQMLTVSREAAMEVQSLVRLLESCLGSASCHSLILFQDLLVSTTLSPDDTVNLYTYALLRLSPAFSSGSSTWSYLRKGKATSHTTGAVSMLANAGSGLDQSHGSRDSHPTGDSNHDITRPLQPNKWARGKDGFLVTDIRGSYVNNMVHTTPAIWLQQTEEKMYILAYQHKSLTVILLIPLMFIMDGEQGISMVKQQVLENASAKIFKVEEKLSKGWAGENAYHVSGYRYLLVDGDRSTSRASPPGKVTTLTKESLVAASRLREEVDLEKGRTKWDNPDLEKELEICIRAKNNAWVIARVTRGKELYMVLEKANETLLYASDAVEKFSNKYCNGAFSLE from the exons ATGTTCGAAACGGTAATGGGTTTGTCGCCAGCCAACACTGCTACTGAGACTTTAAAGTTTTGCATATTTGATTTAAGGCGCGGACAACATGAAGGAGAGGAGCTggacaaaatattatttttctatccAGCTGATATGCCGTTTTCAGCACAGCTTTCTGTTATAGGGCTCAGTGAGGGGCTTATTACATTCACAAG AATATTCTCTCCAGAAGCAGCTTGTGAGGTTATAGAAGCTGAAATGCATTCTCACGTTTTTTACGAGGCAGAACCAGATATTTGGATGGTACTG ATTGTTGAGAAAAGTAAAGAGACAGACGCGATCTGGCGAATTGATGCACTACGTGGGATTCTTAAAGAAGTGCATTCTCTGTTTATGATGTTTCATGGATCTATAAGAGCATTACTTGATAAAGAACCAAGTGGTGGAATTGTACGGAAGCATTTGTACTCTTTCGTCATGGATTACTTGGATG CATTTCACACGCGATCATCAATGGATTTTTGCTGCTGGG ATTTTCTTATTGGGAAAAAAATCCAGTTACCCAACTTCCGTAATACATTGAAGGAGCGGGGAACTGTACAAATGCTGACCGTTAGCCGCGAGGCTGCAATGGAGGTTCAG TCGCTTGTCAGACTCTTAGAGTCGTGTTTGGGGAGCGCATCTTGCCACTCACTCATCTTATTTCAGGACTTGCTGGTGTCTACGACCCTTTCTCCT GATGATACTGTCAACCTCTATACTTATGCGTTACTACGGTTATCTCCTGCCTTCTCATCTGGATCAAGTACCTGGTCCTATCTGCGTAAAGGAAAAGCTACTTCTCATACTACTGGTGCAGTATCTATGCTGGCTAATGCTGGTTCTGGGTTAGATCAATCTCATGGTTCTCGTGATTCGCACCCTACTGGAGATAGTAATCATGATATAACAAGACCCCTACAGCCTAACAAGTGGGCAAGGGGAAAGGACGGTTTTCTTGTAACTGATATACGGGGTTCGTATGTTAATAATATGGTTCACACCACCCCAGCAATATGGCTTCAGCAAACAGAGGAGAAGATGTATATCTTGGCTTACCAGCATAAAAGCCTTACTGTAATCTTACTCATACCTCTGATGTTTATTATGGATGGAGAGCAAGGTATCTCCATGGTGAAGCAGCAAGTTCTTGAAAAT GCATCAGCAAAGATATTTAAAGTTGAGGAGAAACTATCAAAAGGATGGGCGGGTGAGAACGCATATCATGTAAGTGGTTATCGTTACTTGCTGGTTGATGGTGATAGAAGCACATCTAGGGCTTCTCCACCTGGAAAAGTGACAACCCTAACAAAG GAATCTTTAGTTGCTGCGAGTAGACTTCGGGAAGAGGTTGATTTAGAGAAAGGCAGAACCAAATGGGACAACCCAGACCTTGAGAAAGAATTAGAAATATGCATTAGAGCAAAAAATAATGCTTGGGTGATTGCTCGGGTAACAAGGGGCAAGGAACTTTATATGGTTCTTGAAAAAGCCAACGAAACACTTCTCTACGCTTCTGATGCTGTTGAGAAATTCAGTAACAA GTACTGCAATGGTGCTTTTTCTTTGGAATAG
- the LOC108196734 gene encoding vacuolar fusion protein CCZ1 homolog B isoform X2, translating to MFETVMGLSPANTATETLKFCIFDLRRGQHEGEELDKILFFYPADMPFSAQLSVIGLSEGLITFTRIFSPEAACEVIEAEMHSHVFYEAEPDIWMVLIVEKSKETDAIWRIDALRGILKEVHSLFMMFHGSIRALLDKEPSGGIVRKHLYSFVMDYLDDFLIGKKIQLPNFRNTLKERGTVQMLTVSREAAMEVQSLVRLLESCLGSASCHSLILFQDLLVSTTLSPDDTVNLYTYALLRLSPAFSSGSSTWSYLRKGKATSHTTGAVSMLANAGSGLDQSHGSRDSHPTGDSNHDITRPLQPNKWARGKDGFLVTDIRGSYVNNMVHTTPAIWLQQTEEKMYILAYQHKSLTVILLIPLMFIMDGEQGISMVKQQVLENASAKIFKVEEKLSKGWAGENAYHVSGYRYLLVDGDRSTSRASPPGKVTTLTKESLVAASRLREEVDLEKGRTKWDNPDLEKELEICIRAKNNAWVIARVTRGKELYMVLEKANETLLYASDAVEKFSNKYCNGAFSLE from the exons ATGTTCGAAACGGTAATGGGTTTGTCGCCAGCCAACACTGCTACTGAGACTTTAAAGTTTTGCATATTTGATTTAAGGCGCGGACAACATGAAGGAGAGGAGCTggacaaaatattatttttctatccAGCTGATATGCCGTTTTCAGCACAGCTTTCTGTTATAGGGCTCAGTGAGGGGCTTATTACATTCACAAG AATATTCTCTCCAGAAGCAGCTTGTGAGGTTATAGAAGCTGAAATGCATTCTCACGTTTTTTACGAGGCAGAACCAGATATTTGGATGGTACTG ATTGTTGAGAAAAGTAAAGAGACAGACGCGATCTGGCGAATTGATGCACTACGTGGGATTCTTAAAGAAGTGCATTCTCTGTTTATGATGTTTCATGGATCTATAAGAGCATTACTTGATAAAGAACCAAGTGGTGGAATTGTACGGAAGCATTTGTACTCTTTCGTCATGGATTACTTGGATG ATTTTCTTATTGGGAAAAAAATCCAGTTACCCAACTTCCGTAATACATTGAAGGAGCGGGGAACTGTACAAATGCTGACCGTTAGCCGCGAGGCTGCAATGGAGGTTCAG TCGCTTGTCAGACTCTTAGAGTCGTGTTTGGGGAGCGCATCTTGCCACTCACTCATCTTATTTCAGGACTTGCTGGTGTCTACGACCCTTTCTCCT GATGATACTGTCAACCTCTATACTTATGCGTTACTACGGTTATCTCCTGCCTTCTCATCTGGATCAAGTACCTGGTCCTATCTGCGTAAAGGAAAAGCTACTTCTCATACTACTGGTGCAGTATCTATGCTGGCTAATGCTGGTTCTGGGTTAGATCAATCTCATGGTTCTCGTGATTCGCACCCTACTGGAGATAGTAATCATGATATAACAAGACCCCTACAGCCTAACAAGTGGGCAAGGGGAAAGGACGGTTTTCTTGTAACTGATATACGGGGTTCGTATGTTAATAATATGGTTCACACCACCCCAGCAATATGGCTTCAGCAAACAGAGGAGAAGATGTATATCTTGGCTTACCAGCATAAAAGCCTTACTGTAATCTTACTCATACCTCTGATGTTTATTATGGATGGAGAGCAAGGTATCTCCATGGTGAAGCAGCAAGTTCTTGAAAAT GCATCAGCAAAGATATTTAAAGTTGAGGAGAAACTATCAAAAGGATGGGCGGGTGAGAACGCATATCATGTAAGTGGTTATCGTTACTTGCTGGTTGATGGTGATAGAAGCACATCTAGGGCTTCTCCACCTGGAAAAGTGACAACCCTAACAAAG GAATCTTTAGTTGCTGCGAGTAGACTTCGGGAAGAGGTTGATTTAGAGAAAGGCAGAACCAAATGGGACAACCCAGACCTTGAGAAAGAATTAGAAATATGCATTAGAGCAAAAAATAATGCTTGGGTGATTGCTCGGGTAACAAGGGGCAAGGAACTTTATATGGTTCTTGAAAAAGCCAACGAAACACTTCTCTACGCTTCTGATGCTGTTGAGAAATTCAGTAACAA GTACTGCAATGGTGCTTTTTCTTTGGAATAG
- the LOC108194428 gene encoding mitogen-activated protein kinase kinase 7, whose translation MVLTIKPIQLPLQVSPAASCSTHKPTVASQSQFEILETLGRGSKGIVYKVVHNVTRDVRALKTYNNSATYDEVLREIAILESIDCPYITQFHGTVFSDSGAGWMPILMEYMEAGSLQNLVKINGTLSEKMIAEVARRILMGLDYLHNTKHIVHCDIKPANLLVNHNMEVKIADFGVSKLIDLASNERHIFSGTTAYMAPERFDSCAYGDDLDVFAGDIWSLGLTLMEIYTGHQPYFAPDRKPNKTEFDLMFDVCYNDPPTLPEEASPDFQDFIRCCLEKNPSKRWKALPLLSHPFLINKLDSQDAPIAQDNSNAEPVDTKGRKREANIEIRESSKRVKRQDVQV comes from the coding sequence GGTTCTCACAATTAAACCAATCCAGTTGCCACTTCAAGTCTCCCCTGCCGCAAGTTGCAGCACCCATAAACCTACAGTTGCGTCCCAGTCTCAGTTTGAAATACTCGAAACTCTTGGCCGAGGAAGTAAAGGTATTGTGTACAAAGTAGTCCACAATGTTACCCGTGATGTTCGTGCATTGAAGACGTATAACAATTCGGCTACTTATGATGAAGTTCTCAGAGAGATCGCCATACTGGAGTCTATTGATTGTCCTTATATCACTCAGTTTCATGGTACTGTTTTCTCCGACTCGGGGGCCGGATGGATGCCTATTCTCATGGAGTACATGGAGGCCGGAAGTCTTCAAAATCTAGTGAAAATTAATGGTACATTGTCCGAGAAGATGATAGCCGAAGTAGCAAGAAGAATACTGATGGGGCTCGATTATCTGCACAATACTAAACACATAGTTCACTGTGATATAAAGCCTGCCAATCTGCTTGTCAATCACAACATGGAAGTTAAGATCGCGGATTTTGGAGTTAGCAAGCTAATTGATTTAGCAAGTAATGAGAGACACATATTTTCAGGAACTACTGCGTACATGGCTCCTGAAAGATTTGATTCATGTGCTTATGGTGATGATTTGGATGTTTTTGCTGGAGATATCTGGAGCTTGGGATTGACGCTCATGGAGATATATACCGGCCATCAACCCTACTTCGCCCCAGACAGAAAGCCTAACAAGACTGAGTTTGATCTAATGTTTGATGTATGTTACAATGATCCCCCTACTTTGCCTGAAGAGGCCTCTCCTGATTTTCAAGACTTCATCAGATGTTGCTTGGAGAAAAATCCAAGCAAGAGATGGAAGGCACTCCCGTTGTTATCTCATCCTTTCCTTATCAACAAGCTAGATAGCCAAGACGCTCCAATTGCACAAGACAACTCCAATGCAGAGCCGGTGGACACTAAAGGCAGGAAAAGAGAAGCAAATATCGAAATACGAGAGTCCTCAAAAAGGGTGAAAAGGCAGGATGTTCAAGTATAA